In a genomic window of Myxococcales bacterium:
- a CDS encoding D-alanyl-D-alanine carboxypeptidase, giving the protein MRATMFVTSVLAVGIIFGAPGLRPAPANADKLSELPEIKSRSAVVLDADTGAEILAKDADSVRAIASTTKIFVAMAVRKHQLALDGWTEITQDDARAAKGGSRTRLDVGQSFRNHDLLRAMLISSDNRAPTALGRAAGMTRAQLIAEMNKLAKDLGLKKTKFTDSSGLRGNVSTAREMALALRAAHRDPVLAEIMGTTFYVVKSRSGMNKIPYGSTNQPMVAGTYKVTGGKTGFTRAAGYCYITAAEIGGHRYLISFLGADAKPTRFADFGRVAAWLDAGAPGAKVKPGSSQARAKASGARRRVTGTVKR; this is encoded by the coding sequence ATGCGCGCGACCATGTTCGTGACGTCGGTCCTGGCGGTCGGGATCATTTTTGGCGCGCCTGGCCTCCGTCCGGCGCCCGCGAATGCTGACAAGCTCTCGGAATTACCCGAGATCAAGTCCAGATCGGCGGTGGTGCTCGACGCGGATACCGGCGCCGAGATCCTCGCAAAAGACGCGGATTCAGTGCGGGCGATCGCCTCGACCACCAAGATCTTCGTGGCCATGGCGGTCCGCAAGCACCAGCTCGCGCTCGACGGTTGGACCGAGATCACCCAGGACGACGCCCGCGCCGCGAAGGGCGGGTCGCGCACCCGGCTCGACGTCGGCCAGTCGTTTCGCAACCACGACCTGCTCCGGGCGATGCTGATCTCGTCCGACAACCGCGCACCGACCGCCCTGGGCCGGGCCGCGGGGATGACCCGCGCGCAGCTCATCGCCGAGATGAACAAGCTCGCCAAGGACCTGGGCCTCAAGAAGACCAAGTTCACCGACTCGTCGGGCCTGCGCGGCAACGTCTCGACCGCCCGCGAGATGGCGCTGGCGCTGCGCGCCGCCCACCGCGACCCGGTCCTGGCCGAGATCATGGGCACGACCTTCTACGTCGTGAAGTCGCGCTCGGGCATGAACAAGATCCCCTACGGCTCGACCAACCAGCCGATGGTCGCCGGCACCTACAAGGTCACCGGCGGCAAGACCGGGTTCACGCGGGCGGCGGGCTACTGCTACATCACCGCCGCCGAGATCGGCGGCCACCGCTACCTGATCTCGTTCCTCGGGGCCGACGCCAAGCCCACCCGCTTCGCCGACTTCGGCCGGGTGGCGGCCTGGCTCGACGCCGGGGCCCCCGGCGCGAAGGTCAAGCCCGGGTCGTCGCAGGCGCGCGCGAAGGCCTCCGGGGCCCGCCGCCGGGTCACCGGCACCGTCAAGCGCTGA
- the norR gene encoding nitric oxide reductase transcriptional regulator NorR → MTTRRRDNSDFAPLAEIAVDLAANLTAIDRYERLVDALQRFLPCDAVTLLRLDGHALTPVAARGLAPEAMARRYALAEHPRLAQILRAPGPIRFEDSHLPDPFDGLLLADPEGLSRVHACMGSPLTVAGELIGVLTVDALAPSAFDDLTDEQVATAAALTAACMRTSQLIDALEQVASRSTRVAADLLAEARARSRDDLVGASPAMRALRDDVAMSARTDLAVLISGETGVGKEVVARAIHAAGGRRDRPLIYVNCAALPESIAESELFGHVRGAFTGAIETRAGKFEVADGGTLFLDEIGELPLALQAKLLRAVQSGEIQRVGADHPIHVDVRLMAATNRDLPTEVAAGRFRSDLFHRLSVLPIAVPPLRDRADDVAILAGFFLDESRRRLGLGPIQLTGAARQAMSGYDWPGNVRELEHTLVRAALRAAGRGRGQPVTIDAEHLDLPRRTSSPAPLDAVGPLPLPLADAVDEFKRRQIKRAVEASGGNWAAAARMLGLDRGNLHRTAERLGLHA, encoded by the coding sequence ATCACAACACGTCGTCGCGACAACAGCGACTTCGCACCTCTGGCCGAGATCGCGGTCGACCTGGCCGCGAACCTCACCGCGATCGACCGCTACGAGCGGCTCGTCGACGCCCTCCAGCGGTTCTTGCCTTGCGACGCAGTCACGCTGCTGCGCCTGGACGGCCACGCGCTGACGCCCGTCGCTGCGCGGGGCCTCGCGCCCGAGGCGATGGCGCGGCGCTACGCCCTCGCCGAACACCCACGACTCGCGCAGATCCTGCGGGCGCCGGGGCCGATCCGGTTCGAGGACAGCCACCTGCCCGATCCCTTCGACGGCTTGTTGCTTGCGGATCCCGAGGGCTTGAGCCGGGTCCACGCCTGCATGGGCAGCCCGCTCACGGTGGCTGGCGAGCTCATCGGGGTGCTCACGGTCGACGCCCTCGCGCCCAGCGCGTTCGACGACCTCACCGACGAGCAGGTCGCGACCGCCGCGGCGCTGACCGCCGCGTGCATGCGCACCAGCCAGCTCATCGACGCGCTCGAGCAGGTCGCGTCGCGCTCGACCCGCGTCGCCGCCGATCTGCTGGCCGAGGCCCGGGCCCGCAGCCGCGACGATCTGGTCGGCGCTTCGCCGGCGATGCGCGCGCTCCGCGACGACGTCGCGATGTCGGCCCGCACCGATCTGGCCGTGCTCATCAGCGGCGAGACCGGCGTCGGCAAGGAGGTCGTGGCCCGGGCGATCCACGCCGCCGGCGGACGCCGCGACCGTCCGCTGATCTACGTCAACTGCGCGGCGCTGCCCGAGTCGATCGCCGAGAGCGAGCTGTTCGGGCACGTCCGCGGCGCGTTCACCGGCGCGATCGAGACCCGGGCCGGCAAGTTCGAGGTGGCCGACGGCGGCACGCTGTTCCTCGACGAGATCGGCGAGCTGCCGCTGGCGCTCCAGGCCAAGCTGCTGCGGGCGGTCCAGTCGGGCGAGATCCAGCGGGTCGGAGCCGACCACCCGATCCACGTCGACGTCCGGTTGATGGCCGCGACCAACCGCGACCTGCCGACCGAGGTCGCCGCGGGCCGGTTCCGCAGCGACCTGTTCCACCGCCTGAGCGTGTTGCCGATCGCGGTCCCGCCGCTGCGCGACCGCGCCGACGACGTGGCGATCCTCGCCGGGTTCTTCCTCGACGAGTCCCGCCGCCGGCTCGGCCTCGGGCCGATCCAGCTCACCGGCGCGGCGCGCCAGGCCATGAGCGGCTACGACTGGCCCGGCAACGTGCGCGAGCTCGAGCACACGCTGGTGCGCGCGGCGCTGCGCGCGGCCGGCCGCGGGCGTGGGCAGCCGGTGACGATCGACGCCGAGCACCTCGATCTGCCTCGCCGGACGTCGTCGCCAGCGCCGCTCGACGCCGTCGGGCCGCTGCCGCTGCCGCTGGCCGACGCGGTCGACGAGTTCAAGCGGCGCCAGATCAAGCGGGCGGTCGAGGCCTCCGGGGGCAACTGGGCGGCGGCCGCGCGCATGCTCGGCCTCGATCGCGGCAACCTGCACCGCACCGCCGAGCGCCTCGGCCTGCACGCCTGA
- a CDS encoding c-type cytochrome, whose translation MSTSKLLTLLAAAVLATACGSKSDPPPGPAPAPKPAPAPKPAGDATAKATELFATRCTPCHGALGKGDGVASKTLTPPPRNFTDAEWQASVTDDHIEKIIKYGGAAVGKSPAMPANPDLSDPAVVAALRAHIRELSGK comes from the coding sequence ATGTCCACGAGCAAGCTCCTCACCCTCCTGGCCGCCGCCGTCCTCGCGACGGCGTGCGGCTCCAAGTCCGATCCTCCCCCCGGCCCGGCGCCCGCGCCCAAGCCGGCGCCCGCGCCCAAGCCAGCCGGCGACGCCACCGCGAAGGCGACCGAGCTCTTCGCGACCCGGTGCACGCCGTGCCACGGCGCGCTCGGCAAGGGCGACGGCGTCGCGTCGAAGACCTTGACGCCGCCGCCGCGCAACTTCACCGACGCCGAGTGGCAGGCCTCGGTCACCGACGATCACATCGAGAAGATCATCAAGTACGGCGGCGCGGCGGTCGGCAAGTCGCCAGCGATGCCGGCCAACCCCGATCTCAGCGACCCGGCGGTCGTGGCGGCGCTGCGCGCCCACATCCGCGAGCTCAGCGGCAAGTAA
- the nosZ gene encoding Sec-dependent nitrous-oxide reductase, protein MRLPLSGLGWLTAGILVAACGGTKPSAPTGGGAAGGGITDLMKARGLSEADVAAALKTYTPTGKLDEYLTFASGGHSGQVIVIGVPSMRILKYIAVFTPEPWQGYGFDDQTKAILDQGKRFGKDVTWADTHHPALSESGGDYDGKYLFIGDKANARIALIDLADFTTKQIVTTELMVSDHGASFVTPDTDYVIETAQYAAPLGGGYADPKTDYKEKYRGGVVFWKFDKAKGRIDKSSSFMMEFPPYTQDLADAGKKVSDGYAFFNSINTELSWGGDMEGNPPMESGMSQNDMDYMHIVNWRKAEEVIKAGKFEMMGDMKVIRLATAVSEGLLYFVPEPKSPHGVDVTPDGAEIVVGGKLDTHGTVYNFAKMKALMDAGTFDGKDDWGVPILSYKDSIRGQVELGLGPLHTQFDDKGFAYTSLFIESAVAKWSLADLKVVQKLPSHYNIGHLLAAEGDTVSPDGKYLIAMNKWAIDRYTKVGPLLPQNFQLVDLSGPEMTLLYDMPIPLGEPHYAQMIKADKLHPVDVYKPGEDPITGELATNAVEGGKERIERKPDGVHVYMTAIRSHFTPDIIRVKEGELVHLHLTNLEQAYDATHGFAINSYNINVSVEPGEHSDMTFLADRAGVFPMYCTEFCSALHLEMAGYLLVEPK, encoded by the coding sequence ATGCGTCTGCCATTGTCTGGTCTCGGCTGGCTCACCGCCGGCATCCTCGTCGCGGCCTGCGGCGGCACCAAACCCAGCGCACCGACCGGAGGGGGCGCCGCCGGCGGCGGCATCACCGATCTCATGAAGGCCCGCGGCCTGTCCGAAGCGGACGTCGCGGCCGCGCTCAAGACCTACACCCCGACCGGCAAGCTCGACGAGTACCTGACGTTCGCGTCGGGCGGTCACTCGGGCCAGGTCATCGTCATCGGCGTCCCGTCGATGCGCATCCTCAAGTACATCGCGGTGTTCACGCCCGAGCCGTGGCAGGGCTACGGCTTCGACGATCAGACCAAGGCCATCCTCGACCAGGGCAAGCGCTTCGGCAAGGACGTGACCTGGGCCGACACCCACCACCCGGCCCTGTCCGAGTCCGGCGGCGACTACGACGGCAAGTACCTGTTCATCGGCGACAAGGCCAACGCCCGCATCGCGCTGATCGACCTCGCCGACTTCACGACCAAGCAGATCGTGACCACCGAGCTGATGGTGTCCGATCACGGCGCCTCGTTCGTCACCCCCGACACCGACTACGTCATCGAGACCGCGCAGTACGCGGCCCCGCTCGGCGGCGGCTACGCGGACCCCAAGACCGACTACAAGGAGAAGTACCGCGGCGGCGTGGTGTTCTGGAAGTTCGACAAGGCCAAGGGCCGGATCGACAAGTCCAGCTCGTTCATGATGGAGTTCCCGCCGTACACGCAGGACCTCGCCGACGCCGGCAAGAAGGTCAGCGACGGCTACGCGTTCTTCAACTCGATCAACACCGAGCTGTCGTGGGGCGGGGACATGGAGGGCAACCCGCCCATGGAGTCCGGCATGTCGCAGAACGACATGGACTACATGCACATCGTCAACTGGCGGAAGGCCGAGGAGGTCATCAAGGCCGGCAAGTTCGAGATGATGGGTGACATGAAGGTCATCCGCCTGGCCACCGCGGTCAGCGAGGGGCTCCTGTACTTCGTGCCCGAGCCCAAGAGCCCGCACGGCGTCGACGTGACGCCCGACGGCGCCGAGATCGTCGTCGGCGGCAAGCTCGACACCCACGGCACCGTCTACAACTTCGCCAAGATGAAGGCGCTGATGGACGCCGGGACGTTCGACGGCAAGGACGACTGGGGCGTCCCGATCCTGTCGTACAAGGACTCGATCCGCGGCCAGGTCGAGCTCGGGCTGGGCCCGCTGCACACGCAGTTCGACGACAAGGGCTTCGCGTACACGTCCTTGTTCATCGAGAGCGCGGTGGCCAAGTGGTCGCTGGCGGACCTCAAGGTCGTCCAGAAGCTGCCCAGCCACTACAACATCGGCCACCTGCTGGCCGCCGAGGGCGACACGGTCAGCCCCGACGGCAAGTACCTCATCGCGATGAACAAGTGGGCGATCGATCGCTACACCAAGGTCGGCCCGCTCCTGCCGCAGAACTTCCAGCTGGTCGATCTGTCCGGCCCGGAGATGACGCTCCTCTACGACATGCCGATCCCGCTGGGTGAGCCGCACTACGCCCAGATGATCAAGGCCGACAAGCTCCACCCGGTCGACGTCTACAAGCCGGGCGAGGATCCGATCACCGGCGAGCTCGCGACCAACGCGGTCGAGGGCGGCAAGGAGCGGATCGAGCGCAAGCCCGACGGCGTCCACGTCTACATGACGGCGATCCGCTCGCACTTCACGCCCGACATCATCCGGGTCAAGGAGGGCGAGCTGGTCCACCTGCACCTGACCAACCTCGAGCAGGCGTACGACGCGACCCACGGCTTCGCGATCAACTCGTACAACATCAACGTCAGCGTCGAGCCGGGCGAGCACTCGGACATGACGTTCCTGGCCGACCGGGCCGGCGTGTTCCCGATGTACTGCACCGAGTTCTGCTCGGCGCTGCACCTCGAGATGGCCGGGTACCTCCTCGTCGAGCCCAAGTGA
- the nosD gene encoding nitrous oxide reductase family maturation protein NosD, with the protein MRLSLGLSALAALSALGPLGGCAPSRAVADDATMTEAVSPPRPAGCQELADGAALQAAVDAAAPGAALCLAPGRYPGPLVIARPVTLWGPPTAAITSDGTGTTVRVQAAGARLLGVTVDGSGGRYDKLDGAVLVSADDVVVEGVTIVNAVYGLLVEKAHRVRIHGNHVRGGTDPSIGLRGDNVRIWETSDSEISNNLLEDGRDMVVWYSRNNRVVGNRIVRSRYGTHFMYSHDSDVEDNRYLDVTVGVFVMYSHDVTLRGNVIANAAGAAGMAIGLKDSGTVTIADNLLVHDQIGIYLDGTPQRPTERMTIRGNQLRLCRTALVFHASAHHTDVLDNDFAGNEVQSRVDGGGDALDVTWAGNYFDDYTGYDLDGDGTGDVPFELRSFAGTLITAHPNLGFFDGTPALALADAAAHLDPLFRPKPVLIDPRPRMQPTASHAGRGED; encoded by the coding sequence GTGCGCCTGTCCCTGGGCCTGTCCGCGCTGGCCGCGCTGTCCGCGCTCGGTCCGCTCGGCGGCTGCGCCCCGAGCCGGGCGGTCGCCGACGACGCGACGATGACCGAGGCGGTCTCGCCGCCCCGGCCCGCGGGTTGTCAGGAGCTGGCGGACGGCGCGGCGCTGCAGGCCGCGGTCGACGCGGCCGCGCCCGGGGCGGCGCTGTGCCTGGCGCCGGGGCGCTACCCGGGCCCGCTGGTGATCGCGCGCCCGGTGACGCTGTGGGGCCCGCCGACCGCGGCGATCACCTCCGACGGCACCGGCACGACCGTGCGGGTGCAGGCGGCCGGGGCCCGGCTGCTCGGCGTGACCGTCGACGGGTCGGGCGGGCGCTACGACAAGCTCGACGGCGCGGTCCTGGTGAGCGCCGACGACGTCGTGGTCGAGGGCGTGACGATCGTCAACGCGGTCTACGGGCTGCTGGTCGAGAAGGCCCACCGGGTCCGGATCCACGGCAACCACGTCCGCGGCGGCACCGATCCCTCGATCGGCCTGCGCGGCGACAACGTGCGGATCTGGGAGACCTCGGACTCCGAGATCTCGAACAACCTGCTCGAGGACGGCCGCGACATGGTCGTCTGGTACTCGCGCAACAACCGCGTCGTCGGCAACCGGATCGTCCGCAGCCGCTACGGCACGCACTTCATGTACAGCCACGACAGCGACGTCGAGGACAACCGCTACCTCGACGTCACCGTCGGCGTGTTCGTCATGTACAGCCACGACGTCACGCTGCGCGGCAACGTGATCGCCAACGCCGCCGGCGCCGCCGGCATGGCGATCGGGCTCAAGGACTCCGGCACGGTGACGATCGCCGACAACCTGCTGGTCCACGATCAGATCGGCATCTACCTCGACGGCACGCCGCAACGCCCGACGGAGCGGATGACGATCCGCGGCAACCAGCTGCGGCTGTGCCGCACCGCGCTCGTGTTCCACGCCAGCGCCCACCACACCGACGTGCTCGACAACGACTTCGCCGGCAACGAGGTCCAGAGCCGCGTCGACGGCGGCGGCGACGCGCTCGACGTGACCTGGGCCGGCAACTACTTCGACGACTACACCGGCTACGACCTCGACGGCGACGGCACCGGCGACGTGCCGTTCGAGCTGCGCTCGTTCGCGGGCACGCTGATCACCGCGCACCCCAACCTGGGGTTCTTCGACGGCACCCCGGCGCTGGCCCTGGCCGACGCCGCCGCGCACCTCGATCCGCTGTTCCGGCCCAAGCCGGTGCTGATCGATCCCAGGCCGCGGATGCAGCCGACGGCCAGCCACGCTGGCCGCGGGGAGGACTGA
- a CDS encoding ABC transporter ATP-binding protein codes for MELQLRKVGKRFARTQALVDVDLTIASGAKVALLGPNGSGKTTLTRAIMGLLRCDGDIAIDGRPMTDRMQIAGRLAYVPQIAPLMAASVGEIVRAVCELRGLAAADVRALAVELGLEFDAIGGRALRALSGGMRQKLLLALALASKAELLILDEPTASLDAAARARFLDRFAAATKDATVILCSHRLDELRALVDHVVVMAEGRVAHDGPAAAYLAQRLAAVIELRYRGDDPSWLRDHGFRPGVGGWWSRAVSPSDKLALIPAALAALGGAVDDLVVRDTDRLELEEARDAA; via the coding sequence ATGGAGCTCCAGCTGCGCAAGGTCGGCAAGCGCTTCGCCCGCACCCAGGCGCTCGTCGACGTCGACCTGACGATCGCCAGCGGCGCCAAGGTCGCGCTGCTCGGGCCCAACGGCTCCGGCAAGACCACGCTGACCCGGGCGATCATGGGCCTCCTGCGCTGCGACGGCGACATCGCGATCGACGGCCGGCCGATGACCGATCGGATGCAGATCGCCGGGCGGCTGGCGTACGTGCCGCAGATCGCGCCGCTGATGGCGGCGTCGGTCGGCGAGATCGTGCGCGCGGTGTGCGAGCTGCGCGGCCTGGCCGCGGCCGACGTCCGCGCGCTCGCGGTCGAGCTCGGCCTCGAGTTCGACGCCATCGGCGGCCGGGCGCTGCGGGCGCTGTCGGGCGGCATGCGCCAGAAGCTGCTCCTGGCCCTGGCGCTGGCCAGCAAGGCCGAGCTGCTCATCCTCGACGAGCCGACCGCCAGCCTCGACGCCGCGGCCCGGGCCCGCTTCCTCGACCGGTTCGCGGCCGCGACCAAGGACGCCACCGTGATCCTGTGCTCGCACCGGCTCGACGAGCTCCGGGCCCTGGTCGACCACGTCGTGGTCATGGCCGAGGGCCGGGTCGCCCACGACGGCCCGGCCGCCGCGTACCTGGCCCAGCGCCTGGCCGCGGTGATCGAGCTGCGCTACCGCGGCGACGATCCCAGCTGGCTGCGCGACCACGGCTTCCGCCCCGGCGTCGGCGGCTGGTGGAGCCGCGCGGTGTCGCCGAGCGACAAGCTGGCGCTGATCCCGGCGGCGCTGGCCGCGCTGGGCGGCGCGGTCGACGATCTGGTCGTCCGCGACACCGATCGCCTCGAGCTCGAGGAGGCGCGCGATGCCGCGTGA